One Helianthus annuus cultivar XRQ/B chromosome 7, HanXRQr2.0-SUNRISE, whole genome shotgun sequence genomic region harbors:
- the LOC110866995 gene encoding uncharacterized protein LOC110866995: MIDGERCRDATTKKNATCGDIGNKEIEAKDQETITTTSDDVDDTHDKNQEGKGTAEKDITRNAWIKELESRRRKPVGRFAGSRDDHEDEMGIDITTEEQRIWDFLFDVKYSVTRGMVISLSSGVTKKFGQSAGDVIFESIYGLELTKTLMRTLRGEVKVCSDVVDAWVDVMNYEELDRTDGCPTRVYFNTTVIDSWLLTDSTCDDDERMQTFGERMVIGGAYDFIGIKMGFFPILENDEYYMLVFDLENGEITVIDHKPDRTPLAGIRDHQDYYKKDTPYKVKHMLDNYLEHCKHPLKDKIAPAKIKRCDIHWATSAHPMDSAVFLMHHMQNFNGVGKHFECGFSSNWKQKQKQILTLRKKFATRILLCDVNVVKGKVRDAALSV, translated from the exons ATGATAGATGGAGAAAGGTGCAGAGAtgccactacaaaaaaaaatgcTACATGTGGAGACATAGGCAACAAAGAAATTGAGGCAAAAGATCAAGAGACGATAACTACAACAA GTGATGATGTCGATGATACGCATGACAAAAATCAAGAAG GGAAGGGAACGGCTGAAAAGGATATCACACGTAATGCTTGGATAAAGGAACTCGAATCAAGACGAAGAAAACCAGTTGGTAGGTTCGCCGGCTCACGTGATGACCATGAAGACGAAATGGGAATAGACATTACAACGGAAGAACAGCGTATTTGGGATTTCCTATTCGATGTGAAGTACTCAGT GACACGTGGAATGGTCATCTCCTTGTCTAGCGGGGTAACAAAAAAATTTGGTCAATCTGCTGG AGATGTTATCTTCGAGAGTATATACGGCTTAGAACTCACAAAAACGCTGATGCGCACTTTGAGGGGGGAAGTGAAGGTCTGCTCTGATGTAGTTGATGCTTGGGTAGATGTGATGAATTATGAAGAACTTGACAGAACCGACGGCTGCCCAACGCGGGTTTATTTTAACACAACTGTGATA GACAGCTGGCTTTTGACGGATTCTActtgtgatgatgatgaacgTATGCAAACGTTCGGCGAAAGGATGGTCATAGGCGGCGCATATGATTTCATTGGGATCAAAATGGGTTTCTTTCCAATCCTCGAGAATGATGAATATTACATGCTTGTTTTCGATCTGGAAAACGGTGAAATAACCGTCATAGACCACAAGCCTGATCGCACACCCTTAGCTGGCATTAGGGATCATCAAGACTACTACAAAAAAGATACACCATACAAAGTG aagCATATGCTGGACAATTATTTGGAGCATTGCAAACATCCGTTAAAGGATAAAATTGCACCAGCCAAGATTAAGAGGTGTGATATCCATTGGGCGACAAGTGCACATCCAATGGATAGTGCAGTGTTCCTTATGCACCACATGCAAAATTTTAACGGCGTTGGTAAACACTTTGAATGTGGTTTTAGTAGCAACTGGAAACAAAAGCAAAAACAGATTCTTACCCTCCGAAAAAAATTCGCTACACGCATACTACTCTGTGATGTGAATGTGGTGAAGGGAAAGGTTCGTGATGCTGCATTATCAGTGTAA
- the LOC110866996 gene encoding protein FAR1-RELATED SEQUENCE 5-like — protein MDDLNNQQHLTVAGGTEVANLNDDPGSPLNVVPHNLSLHFAFNEDEDALVEGRVSPDPEPISSAITPSILNQNGLDDDEDGVQDCTFTQLLSTGVHADEEFYVHHTPNGTRMWCPNVPIVLKPVVGSVYETWKDVFSMYKDYAVYSGFSIRKGQTKRWKGVVTHQYIRCTKYSKPQIKRKTDTLEHSSLTIRQSNFTVTDCKASILVKFCEGSSTCTVVGFNEHHNHPFVERFNRDLSRTSRKLPFASKQFIHNMSLNRIGPIVSHRVLVSLMGGHHNVRGTPTDFKNWSQSVRLYIGDRDAQLVIDRLKERSESLPDFFYEFVVEKGQLRSIFWADEISKINYEVFGDVLAFDATYHTNKYNMIFVPFTGVDNHKQCVTFGAGLLFNETTESYKWLLESFLKAHKKQPKLVLTDQDPSMKAAISEVFTDSRHRLCMWHIMKKLPTKIAGDFLQNSELRALMHRLVWSIHMKPSTFETRWQLLMEEYGLQDHDWLKDMYSIRDQWVPAYFRDIPMCCLMKTTSRCESSNSSFKVNSSSANTLVQFMLCYETRIDNQRYRQRVAEFKTSSSVFMDSTDLAIEKHAFELYTHAISTEVRKEIYKGKLFCYIVNTEDCEEGCVYYVNQLDKRNNATNTFTVILELSNQSVSCSCNNFIRIGYLCRHIFCVYRVNNIERIPAQYVVKRWSRDVLPKSLFSIESRYGVDTRPQAAARSQILELVTECVDALRSDVGGLSSFAEQIKELKCKLLNGGPVDDGANNDNYAAVEELLGVSLDGDVTLDNPDGIRNKGRGKRRRLSRASQDGTSNPAVKPPKTPRLCRTCMKYATGHDSRNCKKKKKKNKSGNEDEDEDSSSASQQST, from the exons ATGGATGATCTGAACAACCAACAACATCTAACTGTTGCCGGCGGTACGGAGGTAGCCAACCTCAATGATGATCCCGGTTCACCATTAAATGTTGTCCCACATAATCTTTCACTTCattttgcatttaatgaagatgaagatgcttTGGTAGAGGGTAGAGTTTCTCCAGATCCTGAACCTATTTCTTCAGCGATTACAc CCTCAATTCTGAATCAAAATGGTctagatgatgatgaagatggtgtTCAAGACTGTACTTTTACTCAGTTGTTATCAACAG GTGTTCATGCGGACGAGGAATTTTATGTTCACCACACACCCAATGGGACTAGAATGTGGTGTCCTAATGTTCCTATTGTTTTAAAGCCTGTTGTTGGTTCTGTTTATGAAACGTGGAAGGATGTGTTCAGTATGTACAAGGATTATGCTGTGTATTCTGGGTTTTCTATTCGTAAGGGGCAAACCAAGAGATGGAAGGGGGTTGTCACTCACCAGTACATAAGGTGTACTAAATATTCAAAACCACAGATTAAGCGTAAAACTGATACTTTGGAGCATTCAAGCTTGACTATTAGGCAAAGTAATTTCACAGTGACAGATTGCAAGGCTAGTATACTGGTTAAGTTTTGTGAGGGCAGCTCTACGTGCACAGTGGTAGGGTTCAATGAGCACCATAATCATCCGTTTGTTGAGCGTTTCAATCGTGACCTAAGTAGGACTTCAAGGAAACTACCATTTGCATCCAAACAGTTTATCCATAACATGAGTTTGAACAGAATTGGTCCGATTGTTTCTCACAGAGTTTTAGTGTCCCTGATGGGTGGACATCACAATGTACGTGGCACGCCAACTGATTTTAAGAACTGGAGCCAGTCGGTTAGGCTTTATATTGGCGATCGTGATGCGCAACTTGTTATAGATCGTCTCAAAGAAAGATCCGAGAGCTTACCAGACTTTTTCTATGAGTTTGTTGTTGAGAAAGGGCAATTGAGATCGATTTTTTGGGCAGACGAAATTTCCAAGATAAACTACGAGGTGTTTGGGGATGTGTTAGCGTTTGATGCGACTTATCATACTAACAA GTACAACATGATTTTTGTCCCTTTCACAGGCGTtgataatcataaacaatgtgtGACATTCGGTGCTGGCTTGTTATTCAACGAAACCACTGAGTCTTACAAgtggttacttgaatcatttctcAAGGCACACAAGAAGCAACCAAAGCTAGTTCTGACGGACCAGGATCCTTCAATGAAAGCTGCCATTTCAGAGGTTTTCACAGACTCTCGGCACCGCCTTTGCATGTGGCATATTATGAAGAAACTTCCCACCAAG ATTGCTGGAGACTTTTTACAAAACTCTGAGCTAAGAGCATTGATGCATCGTTTGGTGTGGAGTATTCACATGAAGCCATCTACATTTGAGACGCGGTGGCAACTTTTGATGGAGGAATATGGGTTACAAGATCACGACTGGTTGAAGGACATGTACTCAATTAGGGACCAATGGGTACCTGCCTACTTCCGTGACATCCCAATGTGTTGTTTGATGAAGACTACATCAAGATGTGAAAGCTCTAACTCAAGCTTCAAGGTCAACTCTTCTAGTGCTAACACACTAGTTCAGTTCATGCTATGTTACGAGACTAGGATAGACAATCAGCGTTACAGGCAACGCGTTGCAGAGTTTAAAACTTCATCTAGTGTATTCATGGACAGTACTGACCTAGCTATTGAGAAGCATGCCTTTGAGTTGTATACACATGCAATTTCTACGGAAGTAAGAAAAGAGATATACAAGGGGAAGCTGTTTTGTTACATTGTAAACACGGAGGATTGTGAGGAAGGTTGTGTTTACTATGTGAATCAATTGGACAAACGTAACAATGCAACCAACACATTTACG GTTATTCTTGAGTTGAGTAACCAGTCGGTTTCCTGTTCATGCAACAACTTCATCCGTATTGGATATTTGTGTAGGCACATTTTTTGTGTTTACCGGGTAAACAATATTGAAAGAATACCGGCCCAGTATGTTGTTAAGCGTTGGTCTAGGGACGTGCTTCCTAAAAGCTTATTTTCTATTGAGAGTCGATATGGCGTTGACACTCGTCCACAAGCTGCTGCTAGAAGTCAGATCCTTGAGCTCGTAACTGAATGTGTGGACGCATTAAGAAGCGATGTTGGAGGACTTTCCTCGTTCGCTGAGCAGATAAAGGAACTGAAATGCAAGTTACTAAATGGAGGACCAGTCGATGACGGAGCCAACAATGATAACTATGCTGCTGTTGAAGAATTGCTTGGTGTTTCTTTAGATGGGGACGTAACTCTCGACAACCCAGACGGGATCAGGAACAAAGGACGCGGCAAACGCCGGCGTTTGTCTAGAGCATCTCAGGATGGAACGAGCAACCCTGCTGTCAAACCTCCCAAAACTCCCAGGCTTTGCCGAACCTGTATGAAGTACGCGACTGGGCATGATTCAAGAAATtgcaagaaaaagaagaagaagaataaatCGGGTAACGAGGACGAGGACGAAGACTCAAGCTCTGCGAGCCAGCAGTCCACTTGA